In Salmo salar chromosome ssa15, Ssal_v3.1, whole genome shotgun sequence, one genomic interval encodes:
- the LOC100380727 gene encoding LOW QUALITY PROTEIN: transketolase (The sequence of the model RefSeq protein was modified relative to this genomic sequence to represent the inferred CDS: deleted 1 base in 1 codon) — protein sequence MASYHKPDEKTLQGLRDIANKLRINSVKATCASNSGHPTTCCSAAELMSVLLFHTMRYKAADPRNQCNDRFVLSKGHAAPILYAAWAEAGFVKEADLVNLRKLDSDLEGHPTPKLEFVDVATGSLGQGLGAACGMAYTGKHFDKSSYRVYCMLGDGECSEGAVWEAMAFGSHYNLDNLVAIIDANRLGQSEAAPLKHDMDVYRKRCEAFGWNTYVVDGHDVEELCKALWQAQQVKGKPTMILAKTFKGRGLKGIEDMEYWHGKPMPKDRAEEAIKDLEALIQNPNKTICPELPKEDTAPADLSPISLPSPPNYKIGDKVATRKAYGVALAKLGQSSQRVVALDADMKNSTFSEMFHKAFPERFVECFIAEQNMVSVAIGCATRDRTVAFASTFAAFLSRAYDHIRMAAVSESNINLAGSHCGVSIGEDGPSQMALEDIAMFRAIPTCTVFYPSDGVSAERSVELAANTKGICFIRITRPELKVIYDPDEKFEVGVAKVVRQSDSDKVTVIGAGVTLHEALAAADQLASEGVNIRVIDPFTIKPLDAATIVSSARITGGRIITVEDHYREGGLGEAVLSAVGEEPGIVVTRLAVNRIPRSGKPQELLDLYGISAKHIVDSVRQTFAN from the exons ATGGCTAGTTACCATAAACCCGACGAGAAGACCCTGCAGGGGCTGAGAGACATCGCTAACAAGCTGCGGATCAACTCCGTCAAGGCAACATGCGCCTCCAACTCCGG tcaCCCCACCACATGTTGCAGTGCAGCAGAGCTCATGTCCGTGCTG CTCTTCCACACGATGCGGTACAAAGCTGCTGACCCACGTAACCAGTGTAATGACCGCTTCGTGCTGTCTA AGGGTCACGCTGCACCAATCCTGTACGCTGCCTGGGCGGAGGCGGGCTTTGTGAAGGAGGCTGACCTGGTCAACCTGAGGAAGCTGGACTCTGACCTGGAGGGTCACCCCACACCT AAACTGGAGTTTGTTGACGTGGCAACGGGTTCTctgggacaggggctgggggCTGCCTGCGGGATGGCTTACACCGGGAAACACTTCGACAagtccag TTACCGTGTGTACTGCATGCTGGGTGACGGGGAGTGTTCGGAGGGGGCTGTCTGGGAAGCCATGGCCTTTGGTTCCCACTACAACCTGGATAACCTGGTGGCTATTATCGACGCGAACCGCCTGGGACAGAGTGAAGCTGCTCCTCTCAAACACGACATGGACGTATACCGCAAACGCTGCGAAGCATTTGG GTGGAACACGTATGTGGTGGATGGTCATGATGTTGAGGAGCTGTGTAAAGCGTTGTGGCAGGCCCAGCAGGTGAAGGGAAAACCCACCATGATCCTGGCCAAGACCTTCAAGGGTAGAGGACTCAAAG GCATTGAGGACATGGAGTACTGGCATGGTAAACCCATGCCTAAGGACCGGGCCGAGGAGGCGATTAAAGACTTGGAGGCTCTGATTCAGAACCCCAACAAGACCATCTGCCCCGAGCTTCCTAAAGAAGATACCGCCCCCGCTGACCTTTCACCTATCAGCCTGCCCTCCCCGCCTAACTACAAGATTGGGGATAAG gtgGCTACTCGTAAGGCGTATGGCGTGGCCCTGGCTAAACTGGGTCAGTCCAGTCAGAGGGTGGTCGCTCTGGACGCTGACATGAAGAACTCGACCTTCTCTGAGATGTTTCACAAGGCCTTCCCTGAACGCTTCGTGGAGTGCTTCATCGCTGAACAAAACATg GTGAGCGTGGCGATTGGCTGTGCCACGAGAGACCGCACAGTGGCGTTTGCCAGCACCTTCGCTGCCTTCCTGTCCAGGGCCTACGACCACATCAGAATGGCCGCTGTCTCGGAGTCTAACATCAACTTGGCTGGTTCTCACTGCGGCGTCTCCATCG GTGAGGATGGCCCCTCCCAGATGGCGTTGGAGGACATTGCTATGTTCCGCGCTATCCCAACATGCACTGTGTTCTACCCCAGCGACGGCGTCTCTGCTGAGAGGTCTGTGGAGTTGGCTGCTAACACCAAG GGAATCTGTTTCATTCGCATCACCAGACCAGAACTGAAAGTGATCTACGACCCCGACGAGAAGTTCGAGGTGGGCGTGGCCAAGGTGGTACGTCAGTCGGACAGCGACAAGGTGACGGTGATTGGAGCTGGAGTGACACTGCATGAAGCCCTGGCTGCTGCTGACCAGCTGGCCAGCGAGG gagtgaaCATCCGTGTGATTGACCCGTTCACCATCAAGCCCCTGGATGCTGCCACCATCGTGTCGAGCGCCCGCATCACCGGAGGGAGAATCATCACCGTCGAGGACCACTACAGAGAGG GGGGTCTCGGGGAGGCGGTGCTGTCTGCAGTAGGGGAGGAGCCTGGTATCGTAGTGACCCGCCTGGCGGTGAACCGGATCCCACGGAGTGGAAAACCTCAGGAGTTACTGGACCTGTACGGCATCAGCGCCAAACACATCGTCGACTCCGTGCGCCAGACCTTCGCCAACTGA